GGCCATATCTTCGCCTGCGGAGACATCAACGCCCATCGGGGAGTTCGAGACATCTTAGCCCAATCCGGGCAGGGCTGACTTCATCAAGGGCGGCCTGAAAACGGCTGAGGGTTGGCCTTTCCGATAGATAGACCAGATGCGAAGGGCATCGGCAATCAGATGAGCCGAAGCCTTTGACCGGAATCTGCGCCCCCTTCAGGAGAAGGGCAGCCTCCGCAAATCGACACTCCAGCCTTTCCGCCGACGATGCATACCAAACCTCAACGATCCGCGATTGCGCCAGCAGGTAATCGATGTGCCAGTGAAGTTTCTTATTCCCCTTCAGATGTCTGTTGATCCGACCCATCAACCCACCCAGCGCGCTCCCTGCATAAAGATAATATCCTTGACGGAATGAGAAGGCCCCCAGTTTCCCCACAGTGATGACTGCGTCCCGATCCAGAGAGATGAGGAGAATATAACTGCCCCTTTCCGGCTTCACATCACGGATTCTAGGCGCACCGGGGGATGCAAGTCAAATGAGGAGGTTCAAATACTTTGGATGGGCAGGAACAGATCATGTGTTGACGCGCCCTGAGACACAGTTGTAAAGTAGAGGCAAGTAAAATATAGCGTTTGTCATTCCGGGTCAAGCCCGGAATCCAGTTTATTTGCTCTGGATTCCCGCTTTCGCGAGAATGACACAGACCAATTAGAATCCTATCCCTTGCTCACCTTCCGCACACTGTTGCTCCGACACTTCGGGCACGTCCGCTCCTCCATCTCGGCCTTCTGAGGTTTGGGGAGGGAGTATTCATTTCCACAGCGCAGACACTTGAAGTTCTCTTGTTCGGACATGATACCTCTTTTTAGCGGTCAGATGTCTTTGCGAGGAGGCCGCTCAAACGGACGACGCGGCAATCTCTTTTGAGGGCAGAGAGATCGCCACGCGGAGTTTATCCTGAGCTCACCGAAGGGCTCGCGATGACAAGACAACACTGACCTCCTACGCTTTCGCCCTGGCCTTGACCTTCGCGCTCTCTTTCAGCCGCTCCTCAGCCAGCACCTTCTGGGTGTACACAATTTCCTCCGGCTTGACCTTCTGGCGCATCTCCTCGATCTCGTTCATCACCCGGGCGAACTTCTGGCCCTCGGCGGCACTGATCCATTCCAGTTGCAGCCGCTCCGGTCGAATGCCCAGCTTCTCCAACTTATCCCAGAGCCGGTCCATCCGGCGCACGGTCCAAGTGTTCGCATTGATGTAGTGACAGTCTGCCAGATGGCAGCCGGAAACTAACACCATCGCCGCGCCAAGTTCAAAAGCGCGCAGGATGAATTTCTCGGAGACACGCCCGCTGCACATGGTTCGAATGATGCGGGCGTTGGAAGGATACTGCAATCGAGAAGTCCCTGCGTTGTCTCCTCCCGCATAGGAGCACCAGTTGCAGGCAAAAACAACCACCCTTTCCCCGGCATTCCCCTCAACAGATGACTCCGTCTGAGCCATGATCGCCTCATCACTGAAGTGTCGGATGCTGATGGCATCAAAGCGGCATTCGGCAGCACATGTACCGCAACCGGCACACATGGCCTCGATCACCTCGGCAGGGGTCTTCTTTTCCTTATCGAACTTGATTGCCCCATAAGGACACACGCGAGCGCAAACACCGCAAGCAGTGCACTTCTCCTTATCCACCGAAGCGGTAATGGCCTCTACCGTAAGATCATCCGAATTCAGGATGATGGAAGCCCTCGCGGTTGCCGCGCTGGCCTGGGTTACGCTGTCCTTGATATCCTTGGGCGATTCCACGCACCCCGCCAGGAAAATACCCGGCGTCGAAGCGTCCACAGGCTTCAGCTTGGGATGCGCCTCCAGCAGGAAACCATCGCTGGTCTTGGAGAGATTCAACAGCTGCCGGAGCTGATTGCCGTCCTTGCGCGGTTCCAGCCCCACGGCCAGAACCAGCATATCCAGTTCGTATTTCTCCAGCCTTCCGGCAGTGGTATTATCCACGCTCACCGTCAGATTTCCGGACTCCGGATTTTCCGTCACGCTGCCAGGCAAGCCCCGGATATACCGAACGCCCAGCGCCCGGCTTCGCTTCAGGAGATCTTCAAATCCCTTGCCGAAAGCCCGCAGATCGATATAGAACACGAAGACCTCGCTGTCCGGGTAGTGTTCCTTCAAAAGGAGGCTGTTCTTGATGGTGGCCATGCAACAGATATTGCTGCAATAGGGATTCCCTCGATTCTCCATACGAGAGCCGACGCACTGCACAAATCCGATGCGCTTGGGCACCTTGAAATCGCCGGGACGTATCAAATGGCCCTCGGTAGGTCCGGCCGCATTGATCAGCCGCTCGAACTCAAGGCTGGTAACCACATTCTCGAAGCGCGTATAGCCGTACTCATCCATCTCCGTCGGGTCATACACATCCATTCCGGTAGCCACAATGATGGTGCCGACATCAAATTGGATGATCTCATCCTGCATATCGAAATCGATGCAGCGCTTCTGGCACTTCTCCATGCACTTGCCGCAGGCAATGGGGTTGCGGCCGAGGCAGTTGGCCGGATTGATCACATAGGCTGAAGGAACCGCTTGAGGAAACGGTTTGTAGATGGCCTTGCGAGTGCCCAGCCCAACCTGATATTCATCCGGGCTGGTTACCGGACAGACGACGGCGCAATCGCCACAAGAGGTGCAGGCCGTCTCGTCCACAAAACGGGCTTTCTGGCGCACTTTCACATGGAAATTGCCGATGTAACCCGTGACCTGTTCGACCTCACTCAAGGTCAGTAGCTTTATCCTTGGATGTCGACCGACATCCATCATTTTCGGTCCGAGTATTCAGATGGAGCAATCCATGGTGGGGAAGGTCTTATCCAGTTGCGCCATGATCCCACCGATGGAAGGTTCTTTCTCCACTAAATAGACCTGATGGCCGGTATTGGCCAAATCCAGCGCCGCTTGAATACCGGCGATTCCGCCGCCGATGACCAGAGCCGCATCGGTGACCGGCACCCTGCTCTCAACTTGAGGTTTCAAGAAATGCGCCTTGGCGACGGCCATTCTGACGGTGTCTTTGGCTTTCTGGGTGGCAGCTTCTCGATCCGAGGAATGCACCCAGCTCACGTGCTCCCGGATGTTGGCCACTTCGAGCAGATAGGGATTCAATCCCGCATCGGCGACGCAGGCCCGAAAGGTCGGCTCGTGAAGGCGGGGCGAACAGGTGGCCACTACCACGCGATTCAAATTGTGTTCGCGAATGTTCTTTTTAATTGCTTCTTGACCGGGATCCGCGCATGTATACGAACTGCCAGCCGCTACTGCCACATCCGGCAAGCCCTCGGCATATTGCCTCACCGCCTCCGTATCCACAAAGCCGGCGATATTGGATCCGCAATCGCAAACGAAAACCCCGATCCTCAGATCATCTTCACTCATGATATGAACTTCCTCCCCGGCCAGAGCGCACTGGCAGCAAAACG
The Dehalococcoidia bacterium genome window above contains:
- a CDS encoding GIY-YIG nuclease family protein, yielding MKPERGSYILLISLDRDAVITVGKLGAFSFRQGYYLYAGSALGGLMGRINRHLKGNKKLHWHIDYLLAQSRIVEVWYASSAERLECRFAEAALLLKGAQIPVKGFGSSDCRCPSHLVYLSERPTLSRFQAALDEVSPARIGLRCLELPDGR
- the hdrA2 gene encoding CoB-CoM heterodisulfide reductase HdrA2 encodes the protein MSEDDLRIGVFVCDCGSNIAGFVDTEAVRQYAEGLPDVAVAAGSSYTCADPGQEAIKKNIREHNLNRVVVATCSPRLHEPTFRACVADAGLNPYLLEVANIREHVSWVHSSDREAATQKAKDTVRMAVAKAHFLKPQVESRVPVTDAALVIGGGIAGIQAALDLANTGHQVYLVEKEPSIGGIMAQLDKTFPTMDCSIUILGPKMMDVGRHPRIKLLTLSEVEQVTGYIGNFHVKVRQKARFVDETACTSCGDCAVVCPVTSPDEYQVGLGTRKAIYKPFPQAVPSAYVINPANCLGRNPIACGKCMEKCQKRCIDFDMQDEIIQFDVGTIIVATGMDVYDPTEMDEYGYTRFENVVTSLEFERLINAAGPTEGHLIRPGDFKVPKRIGFVQCVGSRMENRGNPYCSNICCMATIKNSLLLKEHYPDSEVFVFYIDLRAFGKGFEDLLKRSRALGVRYIRGLPGSVTENPESGNLTVSVDNTTAGRLEKYELDMLVLAVGLEPRKDGNQLRQLLNLSKTSDGFLLEAHPKLKPVDASTPGIFLAGCVESPKDIKDSVTQASAATARASIILNSDDLTVEAITASVDKEKCTACGVCARVCPYGAIKFDKEKKTPAEVIEAMCAGCGTCAAECRFDAISIRHFSDEAIMAQTESSVEGNAGERVVVFACNWCSYAGGDNAGTSRLQYPSNARIIRTMCSGRVSEKFILRAFELGAAMVLVSGCHLADCHYINANTWTVRRMDRLWDKLEKLGIRPERLQLEWISAAEGQKFARVMNEIEEMRQKVKPEEIVYTQKVLAEERLKESAKVKARAKA